A genomic window from Silene latifolia isolate original U9 population chromosome 11, ASM4854445v1, whole genome shotgun sequence includes:
- the LOC141613578 gene encoding uncharacterized protein LOC141613578, translating to MPKHSFIGWLAIQGRLLTKDRLVRFGVIQDGTCDMYLDHSEDQSHLLYHCSFSSQCWALLKVWLDVALPGSGILEWCSSWRCRSLMKKRIVCAAVLALVYQLWRVRNVCMVDCYLPSPAFVVKSVQQIVQSRGQQWKWTSKYQCMSWSPWM from the coding sequence ATGCCCAAGCATTCGTTTATTGGATGGCTGGCTATCCAAGGAAGATTACTCACTAAGGATAGACTAGTACGATTTGGGGTTATTCAGGATGGTACTTGTGATATGTATCTGGACCATTCTGAAGATCAGTCTCATCTGCTATATCATTGCAGCTTCAGTAGCCAATGCTGGGCATTGCTTAAGGTCTGGTTGGATGTTGCTCTGCCTGGCAGTGGGATACTTGAATGGTGTAGTTCATGGAGATGCAGGTCTCTCATGAAAAAAAGGATTGTCTGTGCTGCGGTTTTGGCCTTGGTGTATCAGCTGTGGAGGGTCCGTAATGTGTGCATGGTGGACTGTTACCTTCCTTCTCCTGCATTTGTAGTTAAATCTGTGCAACAAATAGTGCAAAGCAGAGGTCAGCAATGGAAATGGACTTCTAAGTATCAATGTATGAGTTGGTCCCCTTGGATGTAA